The DNA sequence CGGTGCTGATGCGCACGGCGTCGCGCTGGTAGTTCTTGGCAAGCGTCGCGATCGACTTCGGCACGGTCGCCGAAAACATCAGCGTGCGGCGGTCTTCGGGAGACTCTTCAAGAATGAATTCGAGATCTTCGCGGAAGCCGAGGTCGAGCATCTCGTCGGCCTCATCGAGCACGATGGCACGCAGCGAGGAAATGTCGAGCGAGTTGCGGCGGATATGGTCGCAAAGGCGGCCGGGCGTGCCGACGACGATGTGCGCGCCGCGTTCCAGCGCACGCTTCTCGGTGCGCATGTCCATGCCGCCGACGCAGGAAGCAATGGTCGCGCCGGTTTCTCCGTAGAGCCATTCGAGTTCGCGCTTCACCTGCAGCGCCAGTTCCCGCGTCGGGGCGATCGCCAGCGCCAGCGGTGCGCCGGCCGAGCCGAAGCGGCGCTCGTCACCCAGCAAGGTTGGCGCGAGCGCAAGGCCGAAGGCGACCGTCTTGCCGGAACCGGTCTGCGCCGAGACCAGCGCGTCCCTGCCGGCCAGCTCCGGGTCGCGCATCGCCTTTTGAACCGGCGTCAATTCGTTGTAACCGCGTTTTGCCAACGCCTCGGCGATCGCAGGCGCGATCCCTTCGAACTCAGTCATATCTTGTCTTTCGGATTTCGGTCGTCATGCCCAGGACGATCGGATCGTCATTGGCGCGAATTGCCGTGGCCAGCACGTCGCGGGCCTGTCATGGCGCGCTACATACGCGCTCGCACGGTTCTTGTACAGGGGCGAAGGGTCAGGGGCCGGGTTCGTCGCTGCGCGCGCCGAATTCATTGGGTCCCGGCTCGCCCGGCCACAGGCAAAGAGCGATGAAAACCACGGGGCTCAGGACAGGAATGAACAGGCAGAGCGAGAGCGGTCCGGGGTAGCCGATGTCGTGCAGACGCTTGATCGCCAGCACGGCGATCGAGGGCAGAGAGACGATCGCCGAGATGGCGAACGCCAGGGTCCAGAGGGTCAGCGCCGTCTCATGTTCTTCATTGGCAACCATCCTGGCGACGATGAAGCCGCCGATCAGGAACCAGAACAGCCAGGACAGGAAGAAGGGCAAGCGGCCGATGCGACCGGAGGGGCTGAAGAACAGCCAGATCATGCTCGGCTGCGGCCCCTCCGGTGTCATCGAAATCAGTCCCGAAGCAGTTCGTTGATGCCGGTCTTGGAGCGGGTCTTTTCATCGACACGCTTGACGATGACGGCGCAATAGAGGTTCGGTGCCGGCTGGCCGTTGCCCATCGTCGAGCCGGAAGGCATGGAGCCTGCGACGACGACGGAATAGGGCGGCACTTCGCCATAGGTCACTTCGCCGGTGGCGCGGTCGACGATCTTGGTAGACTTGCCGATGAAGACGCCCATGCCGAGGACCGAGCCCTCGCGCACGATGCAGCCTTCGACGACTTCCGAGCGGGCGCCGATGAAGCAATTGTCCTCAATGATCGTCGGTCCGGCCTGCATCGGCTCCAGTACGCCGCCGATGCCGACGCCGCCCGAAAGGTGCACGTGTTTGCCGATCTGAGCGCAGGAGCCGACGGTCGCCCAGGTATCGACCATCGTGCCTTCGCCGACATAGGCGCCGAGGTTGACGAAGGACGGCATCAGGATCGCGTTGGGGGCGATATAGGCCGAGCGGCGCACGACGCAGTTCGGTACGGCGCGGAAGCCGGCCTTCTCGAATTCGTTGACGCTCCAGCCGTCGAACTTCGACGGAACCTTGTCCCACCAGACGGACTGGCCAGGTCCACCCTTGACGATTTCCATCGGGTTAAGGCGGAAGGAGAGCAGCACCGCCTTCTTCAGCCATTGATTGACCGTCCACACGCCATCCTCGCCGCGCTGGGCAACCCGGACCTTGCCGCTGTCGAGCAGATTGAGCGCCGTCTCGACGGCATCGCGCACTGCGCCGCGCGTTCCGGTGTTCACGGAATCGCGGTCTTCAAAGGCGGTCTCGATCGTCTGCGACAGGGAGGTGAGGTCGTGGTTCGTCATCGGAATTCCTTAAAGTTCGGCGGTTATCCTGCGAAAGCTCTACTGCATAATTCCTCAAATCGGAATCGATTTAAGGACAAAAATATGCAGCAGAGCTAGGTGCTGCAGCGATCTTGACACGTCCTGGCGGACGGGCGGTGCTGTAGAACGCAATCCTGAAAAGTTGAAGGGCTTTTCAGGCCGATGCGCTTGCCCGGGGTTGGCAAATCCGGGCGATTCCTGCACTACAGCGCCGCGCACCCGTTCGGGCGCGCAAGGGGCGCGCAGCGCATTGGTGCGCTTGCGACCTTCATGACCGAGGATTGAGGATAGGACGCGTCTGGACGAGATGCCGATTGTCCGGAACGCGACGGGAAAGACGACACGATGGCACGCATGAAGAAGCGCGCACTGCGCCGCAAGGACGGGGTCTGGGATCCACTGGCCGACAGCTCGCAGAGCCGGCAACGCGCACAGACCGTTCCGCTTACGCCGCAATCGGCTTCGCCTTCCTACCGTCTCGCCTATATCGACGACGATTTTCTCTGCCGCGAGGAGTTGCGCCCGATCCGGCTGCAGCTTGAGCTGCTGAAGACCGAAATGATGCTGGAAGAGCGCGGCATCAACTCGACCGTGGTGATGTTCGGCGGCGCCCGCATCCCCGAGCCCGGCGGCGATGCCTGGGCGGCAAAGAATGAGACGCAGCGCAAGAACCTCGAAGCGGCCTCGGTCTATTACGAAGAAGCGCGCAAGTTCGCGCGGATCTGCTCCGAACATTCCGCCAAGCTCGGCCACAAGGAATATGTCGTCGTCACCGGCGGCGGACCGGGCGTAATGGAGGCGGGCAACCGCGGCGCCGATGATGTCGGTGCGCCGTCGATCGGCCTCAACATCGTGCTGCCGCATGAGCAGGCGCCGAACCGTTTCGTGACGCCCGAACTGTCGTTCAATTTCCATTACTTCGCCATCCGCAAGATGCATTTCCTCTTGCGCGCCAAGGCCGTCACCGTTTTCCCCGGTGGCTTCGGCACGCTCGATGAGCTCTTTGAAACGATGACGCTGATGCAGACCGGACGCCTGGCGCTGGTGCCGCTCATCCTCTTCGGCGAAAAGTTCTGGCGCTCGATCGTGAACTTCGAAGCGCTGGCCGAGTTTGGCACGATCGCACCCAATGACATCGATCTGGTGCAGTTCGTCGAAACGGCTGATGAGGCCTGGGAGATCATTTCCCGCTTCTACGAAACCGTCGATCCGAAGTCGGTGCCGATGGCGAACGGGCGGCGTTAACGCTTGCAGCATGTCTCCTTAAATCGACTTCGATTTCCAGGACGAAGGCATGCAGCAAAACAAACAGCGACTGCGACCTTTGCGCGTCTGATAGGACGCGCGGCGCTGTAGCCTTCGCCGGATGAAACGAAGACGCCGTGCACCATAGCTGGTGCACGGCGTCTTCGTTTTTTGGGGGGGGCTTTTTGGAGTTCACGCCTCCCCCCGGCATCGCGTCCGATGCGAGGGGGAGGCGCCACGCAGACGACACGCCCTACCGGGCGGGAGAGGGTGCCGCCATCCGGATTCAGATCTTCTTGGTGAAGTCGGCTGCGTCGATGACGCCGTCGCCATTCTTGTCGTGTCGCTTGAACATGGCCTCGGCGGCGCTCGCAACCTCGCTGGTGCTCAGGGAGCCGTTGCCGTCGGTGTCGACGCGCTTGAAGGCTTTCGGTCGCAGACCCGGCAGCATGGCGGGGTGAACTTCCTTGAGCTTGGCAAGGGCCGTTTCGCGCTCGGCGCCGGTCTTGTCCTTGGC is a window from the Ensifer adhaerens genome containing:
- the dapD gene encoding 2,3,4,5-tetrahydropyridine-2,6-dicarboxylate N-succinyltransferase — protein: MTNHDLTSLSQTIETAFEDRDSVNTGTRGAVRDAVETALNLLDSGKVRVAQRGEDGVWTVNQWLKKAVLLSFRLNPMEIVKGGPGQSVWWDKVPSKFDGWSVNEFEKAGFRAVPNCVVRRSAYIAPNAILMPSFVNLGAYVGEGTMVDTWATVGSCAQIGKHVHLSGGVGIGGVLEPMQAGPTIIEDNCFIGARSEVVEGCIVREGSVLGMGVFIGKSTKIVDRATGEVTYGEVPPYSVVVAGSMPSGSTMGNGQPAPNLYCAVIVKRVDEKTRSKTGINELLRD
- a CDS encoding DUF805 domain-containing protein, with product MTPEGPQPSMIWLFFSPSGRIGRLPFFLSWLFWFLIGGFIVARMVANEEHETALTLWTLAFAISAIVSLPSIAVLAIKRLHDIGYPGPLSLCLFIPVLSPVVFIALCLWPGEPGPNEFGARSDEPGP
- a CDS encoding LOG family protein — its product is MARMKKRALRRKDGVWDPLADSSQSRQRAQTVPLTPQSASPSYRLAYIDDDFLCREELRPIRLQLELLKTEMMLEERGINSTVVMFGGARIPEPGGDAWAAKNETQRKNLEAASVYYEEARKFARICSEHSAKLGHKEYVVVTGGGPGVMEAGNRGADDVGAPSIGLNIVLPHEQAPNRFVTPELSFNFHYFAIRKMHFLLRAKAVTVFPGGFGTLDELFETMTLMQTGRLALVPLILFGEKFWRSIVNFEALAEFGTIAPNDIDLVQFVETADEAWEIISRFYETVDPKSVPMANGRR